A single region of the Paraburkholderia sp. SOS3 genome encodes:
- a CDS encoding ROK family transcriptional regulator — protein MDTGIRSPLKRTVGSNQVGMRQFNERIVLQAIRLHGPLPKADVGRLTRLSMQSVSMIVDRLIDDGLLVKQARVRGRIGQPSVPIALRPEGAYTIGVKVGRRSLDVLAMDFLGRVCCREVLEYAYPDPRTLFPALENRLARVNEALGAARKRKIVGVGVAAPLWLGGWREFLGAPRDALDAWSDIDIRARIATMTGLPVEFAKDTTAACAAELVMGQGRGIHHFLYLFVGTFIGGGLVIDGRLHGGPHDNAGAVGSIPLAGRVRDPARQLLHAASGFVLERLFTEAGAPAAAAHDERALSADLWRLTDQWLDTACPAIASALTNAAALLDLEAVVIDGELDRQLLREIIRRTERVLDRYEWEGMVRPQLLEGTIGSDARAMGGAILPLYAHFAPVHELFLKPATEVGL, from the coding sequence ATGGATACCGGCATCCGCTCGCCGCTCAAACGCACGGTCGGCTCGAACCAGGTCGGCATGCGCCAGTTCAACGAACGTATCGTGCTGCAAGCGATCCGCCTGCATGGGCCGCTGCCGAAGGCCGACGTCGGCCGGCTCACGCGGCTGTCGATGCAATCGGTCTCGATGATCGTCGACCGGCTGATCGACGACGGCCTGCTCGTCAAGCAGGCGCGCGTGCGCGGCCGCATCGGTCAGCCATCCGTGCCGATTGCGCTGCGGCCCGAAGGTGCGTACACGATTGGCGTCAAGGTCGGGCGGCGCAGCCTCGATGTGCTCGCGATGGATTTCCTCGGCCGCGTGTGCTGCCGCGAAGTTCTCGAGTATGCATATCCCGATCCGCGCACGCTTTTTCCCGCGCTCGAAAACAGGCTTGCGCGCGTGAACGAGGCATTGGGCGCGGCAAGAAAACGGAAAATAGTCGGCGTCGGCGTAGCGGCTCCGCTGTGGTTGGGAGGGTGGCGCGAGTTCCTGGGCGCACCGCGCGACGCGCTCGATGCGTGGAGCGACATCGATATCCGCGCGCGCATCGCGACGATGACCGGCTTGCCGGTCGAGTTTGCCAAAGACACCACCGCCGCCTGCGCGGCCGAACTCGTGATGGGCCAGGGGCGCGGCATCCATCATTTTCTGTATCTGTTCGTCGGCACGTTTATCGGTGGCGGCCTCGTCATCGACGGGCGCTTGCATGGCGGCCCGCACGACAATGCGGGCGCGGTCGGTTCGATTCCGCTTGCCGGCCGAGTGCGCGACCCGGCACGGCAGTTGTTGCACGCAGCATCGGGCTTCGTGCTCGAGCGGCTGTTCACCGAGGCCGGCGCGCCGGCCGCCGCCGCGCACGATGAACGCGCATTATCGGCAGACCTGTGGCGGCTGACCGACCAGTGGCTCGACACCGCATGCCCCGCGATCGCAAGCGCCCTGACCAATGCGGCGGCGCTGCTCGATCTGGAAGCCGTAGTGATAGACGGCGAGCTCGACCGTCAGTTGCTGCGTGAAATCATTCGGCGTACCGAGCGTGTGCTCGATCGCTACGAATGGGAGGGTATGGTCCGGCCGCAATTGCTCGAAGGTACGATCGGCTCCGACGCTCGCGCAATGGGCGGCGCCATCCTGCCGCTCTATGCGCACTTCGCGCCCGTGCACGAGCTTTTTCTGAAGCCCGCGACGGAAGTCGGTCTCTAG
- a CDS encoding 4-hydroxyproline epimerase, with protein sequence MSAMKTLNVIDTHTGGEPTRLVVSGGPDLGSGTLAGRLHVFRTRFDDWRAGIVTEPRGSDVVVGALLCEPHDPQCAAGVIFFNNVGYLGMCGHGTIGLVVSLAHMGRIGPGRHRIETPVGIVEATLNDDSSVSVRNVPSYRYRRDVSVDVPGYGVFTGDIAWGGNWFFLVADHGRTLVPANIDELTTFTSAMRDALSASGITGAANGYIDHIELFSPGSYAGIDSRSFVLCPGNAYDRSPCGTGTSAKVACLAAAGKLAPGAVWRQESIIGSVFEASYAPTEPIDGVAAIVPTITGHAHVMAESRLCFDERDPFAWGIPTR encoded by the coding sequence ATGTCGGCCATGAAAACCCTGAACGTCATTGATACGCACACCGGCGGCGAGCCCACGCGGCTTGTGGTGTCCGGCGGTCCCGATCTGGGCAGCGGCACGCTTGCCGGGCGCCTTCACGTTTTCCGCACGCGTTTCGACGACTGGCGAGCCGGCATCGTGACCGAACCGCGCGGTTCGGACGTCGTTGTCGGTGCGCTGTTGTGCGAGCCGCACGATCCGCAATGCGCGGCTGGCGTGATCTTTTTCAACAACGTTGGCTACCTCGGCATGTGCGGGCACGGCACGATAGGACTCGTCGTGTCGCTCGCGCATATGGGGCGCATCGGCCCGGGGCGGCACAGGATCGAGACACCGGTCGGCATCGTCGAGGCGACGCTCAATGACGATTCGAGCGTATCGGTGCGTAATGTGCCGTCGTATCGCTACCGTCGCGATGTGAGCGTCGACGTGCCGGGCTACGGCGTGTTCACAGGCGATATCGCGTGGGGCGGCAACTGGTTCTTCCTGGTTGCCGATCACGGGCGCACGCTCGTGCCCGCGAATATCGACGAACTGACCACGTTCACGTCGGCCATGCGCGATGCGCTGAGCGCGTCCGGCATCACGGGCGCGGCGAACGGTTATATCGACCACATCGAACTGTTTAGCCCTGGTTCATATGCCGGCATCGATAGCCGCAGTTTCGTGCTGTGTCCCGGCAATGCCTACGATCGCTCGCCGTGCGGCACAGGCACGAGTGCGAAGGTCGCGTGTCTCGCCGCCGCCGGCAAGCTCGCGCCGGGCGCGGTATGGCGTCAGGAAAGCATCATCGGCAGCGTGTTCGAAGCGAGCTACGCACCGACGGAACCGATCGACGGCGTGGCGGCGATCGTGCCCACCATCACCGGCCACGCGCACGTCATGGCGGAGAGCCGCCTATGCTTCGACGAGCGCGATCCGTTTGCATGGGGCATTCCGACGCGATGA
- a CDS encoding 2Fe-2S iron-sulfur cluster-binding protein, with protein MRDANQADARVRVTVDGHVLEMLAGATVAAALATHAGIAGTRTSVTGMPRTALCGMGVCQECRVTIDGCAHRLACQTLCRDGQTIETAGSSRDAGTT; from the coding sequence ATGCGTGACGCGAACCAGGCTGACGCGCGCGTGCGTGTAACCGTCGACGGGCATGTTCTCGAGATGTTGGCGGGCGCTACCGTAGCGGCTGCGCTTGCGACACATGCTGGCATCGCGGGTACACGAACCTCGGTAACCGGCATGCCGCGCACGGCGCTGTGCGGCATGGGCGTGTGCCAGGAGTGCCGCGTAACGATCGATGGTTGCGCGCATAGGCTCGCGTGCCAGACGCTATGCCGCGACGGGCAGACGATCGAAACCGCTGGCTCAAGCCGGGACGCGGGGACGACATGA
- a CDS encoding biosynthetic peptidoglycan transglycosylase: MNRPLLRVPPLRTSGTTSTWKWLKWGIFLAFLVAVAAGVRVVQIEMDTSRLQARYLSELTSEVGFTVATGPSDNIRFPKDGPYDIRLGYSLLPSIERRLRERGFTIASQSRDSDRMLSLADDGLFIPFEEKDQAGLRLYDSTGIELFGDDYPKRIYGGFDAIPPLVVNALLFIEDRHLLDADQPNRNPAIDWTRFGRALADQGLRFFNHNQPQPGGSTLATQIEKFRHSPGGRTATPQEKLRQIASASVRAYLDGPRTMEARQQIVVRYLNSVPLAAQPGIGEINGIGDGLAAWYGRDFDEVNRILAAPTTEENLAAQGLAFRQVLSLMIAQRGPSHFLLRRNADLATLTDSYLRLLASGGAISTALRDAALSAPVELHRASLPAATESFVSRKAVTSLRSHLMTALGVNNLYDLDRLDLSATATLDNEVQQAVSDRLAAAATKDGARAAGLYGKDMLRPQDDPSKISFSFTLFEKHGGQNLMRVQTDSVDQPFDINQGARLNLGSTAKLRTIVTYLQIVEELHGRYASMSSDELRAVKPDPSDGLTRWSIDYLLHTKDHSLPAMLDAATERKYSASAGEMFYTGGGGQVFSNFESSDNGRILTVHRAFQHSVNLVFVRMMRDIVHYEMIQTSGPSTQWLDDPATRKMYLTRFADQESRVYMNRFYTKYHGKTPDAVLAALLRAVRKSPPKVATVLRSVAPDGSQEWFNVQMRAALKGTPAAVILDNEDLAKLYTKYGIDKFNLNDRGYISSVHPLELWAVNYLRTHPDASLNEVQEASRDARADAYKWLFKTRYHATQDRRIKRMVEQRAYDEIGKSWRALGYPFAKITPSYGAAIGASGDRPAALAQLIGIISNGGKQVPTHSITDLEFAKGTPYETRFTRAQTQPEQVLSPDVARVVQSLVHDVVAGGTARRLADGIRFPNGQVLPVSGKTGTGDQRFNVYAKGGRLIESRKVNRTATFVFELGDRYFGTMTAVVHEPYASRFDFTSALSVQLLKSMGAALQPLLDTPPERAARRVAAASGQPAAK, encoded by the coding sequence ATGAATCGGCCTCTGCTTCGCGTTCCGCCGCTGCGTACCTCCGGCACCACATCCACATGGAAGTGGCTGAAGTGGGGTATTTTTCTAGCGTTTCTGGTGGCGGTCGCGGCCGGTGTACGGGTCGTGCAGATCGAAATGGATACCTCGCGGCTTCAGGCCCGGTATCTGTCCGAACTCACCAGCGAAGTCGGTTTCACCGTTGCGACAGGCCCGAGCGACAATATCCGTTTTCCGAAGGACGGGCCTTACGATATCCGGCTCGGATACTCGCTGCTGCCGTCCATCGAACGGCGCCTGCGTGAGCGCGGCTTCACCATCGCCTCTCAGTCGCGCGATTCGGATCGCATGCTATCCCTCGCCGACGATGGTCTTTTCATCCCCTTCGAGGAGAAGGATCAGGCCGGCTTGCGCCTTTACGATTCGACAGGCATCGAACTGTTCGGCGACGATTATCCGAAACGGATTTATGGCGGCTTTGACGCGATTCCGCCGCTTGTCGTGAACGCGCTGCTGTTTATCGAGGATCGTCATCTGCTTGATGCAGATCAACCCAATCGCAATCCGGCTATTGACTGGACGCGCTTCGGCCGCGCACTCGCCGACCAGGGTCTGCGCTTTTTCAATCACAACCAGCCGCAGCCGGGCGGCAGCACGCTCGCGACGCAGATCGAAAAATTTCGCCACTCGCCAGGCGGCCGTACCGCGACGCCGCAGGAAAAGCTGCGGCAAATCGCATCGGCCTCGGTGCGCGCGTATCTCGATGGTCCGCGCACGATGGAAGCGCGTCAGCAAATCGTCGTGCGCTATCTGAATTCGGTGCCGCTCGCGGCGCAGCCGGGCATCGGCGAAATCAACGGGATCGGCGACGGGCTTGCCGCGTGGTATGGCCGTGATTTCGACGAGGTGAACCGCATTCTCGCGGCGCCGACGACCGAAGAGAACCTGGCTGCGCAAGGCCTTGCATTTCGCCAGGTACTGTCGCTGATGATCGCGCAGCGTGGGCCTTCGCATTTCCTGTTGCGCAGGAATGCGGATCTCGCAACGCTCACCGACAGCTATCTGCGGCTGCTCGCGAGCGGTGGCGCGATTTCTACGGCGTTGCGCGATGCGGCGCTGTCCGCGCCGGTCGAATTGCATCGTGCGTCGTTGCCGGCGGCGACCGAATCGTTCGTGTCGCGCAAGGCGGTGACGTCGCTGCGCTCGCATCTGATGACGGCATTGGGCGTGAACAACCTGTACGATCTCGACCGTCTCGACCTGAGCGCCACCGCGACGCTCGACAATGAAGTGCAACAGGCGGTCAGCGACCGGCTGGCCGCTGCCGCAACCAAAGACGGCGCGCGCGCTGCCGGACTTTACGGCAAGGACATGCTGCGCCCGCAGGACGATCCGTCGAAAATTTCGTTTAGCTTCACGCTATTCGAAAAGCACGGCGGCCAGAACCTGATGCGCGTGCAGACCGATAGCGTCGACCAGCCGTTCGACATCAACCAGGGTGCGCGTTTGAATCTGGGTTCGACGGCTAAGCTGCGCACGATCGTCACGTATCTACAGATCGTCGAGGAACTGCACGGTCGCTATGCGTCGATGAGCAGCGACGAATTGCGTGCAGTCAAGCCCGACCCGTCCGATGGTTTGACGCGCTGGTCGATCGATTATCTGCTGCATACGAAGGACCATTCGCTGCCCGCAATGCTCGATGCGGCGACCGAGCGCAAGTATTCGGCGAGCGCCGGCGAGATGTTTTACACGGGTGGCGGCGGGCAGGTGTTCAGCAATTTCGAATCGAGCGATAACGGCCGCATTCTGACCGTGCACCGCGCCTTCCAGCATTCGGTGAACCTGGTTTTCGTGCGGATGATGCGCGATATCGTCCACTACGAAATGATCCAGACGTCGGGACCGAGCACGCAATGGCTCGACGATCCGGCCACGCGCAAGATGTATCTGACGCGCTTCGCGGACCAGGAAAGCCGCGTCTATATGAACCGCTTCTACACGAAGTATCACGGCAAGACACCCGATGCGGTGCTCGCCGCATTGCTGCGCGCGGTGCGCAAATCGCCGCCGAAGGTCGCGACCGTGCTGCGCAGCGTCGCGCCCGATGGCTCGCAGGAATGGTTCAACGTGCAGATGCGCGCCGCGCTGAAGGGCACGCCGGCTGCCGTCATTCTCGACAACGAAGATCTTGCAAAGCTCTATACGAAGTACGGCATCGACAAGTTCAATCTGAATGACCGTGGCTATATTTCGAGCGTGCATCCGCTCGAACTGTGGGCCGTCAACTATCTGCGCACGCATCCCGATGCAAGCCTGAACGAAGTGCAGGAAGCGAGCCGCGATGCGCGCGCGGATGCCTACAAATGGCTCTTCAAGACGCGCTATCACGCAACCCAGGATCGCCGCATCAAACGCATGGTCGAGCAGCGTGCCTATGATGAGATCGGCAAGTCGTGGCGCGCGCTCGGCTACCCATTCGCGAAGATCACGCCGTCGTATGGAGCGGCGATCGGCGCGTCGGGCGATCGGCCGGCCGCGCTTGCGCAACTGATCGGCATCATTTCGAACGGCGGCAAACAGGTGCCGACGCATAGTATTACGGACCTCGAATTTGCGAAGGGCACGCCGTATGAAACGCGCTTCACGCGCGCGCAAACGCAGCCCGAGCAGGTGCTGTCGCCCGATGTCGCGCGTGTCGTGCAGTCGCTCGTCCACGACGTCGTTGCGGGCGGCACCGCGCGCCGTCTGGCGGACGGCATCCGCTTCCCGAATGGCCAGGTGCTGCCCGTATCGGGCAAAACCGGCACGGGCGACCAGCGCTTCAATGTCTATGCGAAGGGCGGGCGCCTGATCGAGTCGCGCAAAGTCAATCGCACGGCAACTTTCGTGTTCGAACTCGGCGACCGGTACTTCGGCACCATGACCGCCGTCGTGCATGAGCCGTACGCGAGCCGCTTCGATTTTACGAGTGCGCTGTCCGTGCAGTTGCTGAAATCGATGGGGGCCGCGCTGCAGCCGCTGCTCGACACGCCGCCGGAGCGGGCGGCGAGGCGCGTCGCGGCGGCGAGCGGGCAGCCCGCGGCGAAATAG
- a CDS encoding NAD(P)/FAD-dependent oxidoreductase, giving the protein MNRRHYDVVIVGAGPAGLSAARAAAQTQAHARIAVLDDNPRAGGQVWRHGPAYPPATALNERLDALLRAGNVDVFSSARVVAPLGDRSLLVESAQHGVLELGCERLILATGARERLLPFKGWTLPGVTGAGGLQALIKGGVPVRGERIVIAGSGPLLIASLATARQAGAKVVAVIEQAPWTAVARFGVGLVATPSKLWQAARLTRGFAGLRYLTGSVVREAIGDGRVEQVRIRQGGGGDLVLDCARIACGYGLVPNVTVGESLGCAVHRDPAAGSALIVDDAQRTSLAHVFAAGECTGAGGMELASVEGEIAGLQAVDAQREAARLQAQRDRWRRFARRVETAFAPREAARALPSDDTLFCRCEDVTCAQVREHTNWRDAKLQTRCGMGPCQGRICGCAAELYFGWNTAQVRPPFSPARIGTLLDAVRDTTDATPDAK; this is encoded by the coding sequence ATGAACCGGCGGCACTATGACGTCGTTATCGTCGGTGCGGGCCCCGCAGGCCTGAGCGCCGCACGCGCCGCTGCGCAGACGCAGGCGCACGCGCGCATCGCCGTACTTGACGATAACCCGCGTGCCGGCGGCCAGGTCTGGCGCCACGGCCCCGCGTATCCACCGGCGACGGCATTGAACGAACGTCTCGACGCGTTGCTGCGTGCCGGAAACGTGGACGTTTTCTCGTCAGCGCGCGTCGTCGCGCCGCTCGGCGATCGCAGTCTGCTCGTCGAATCGGCGCAGCATGGCGTGCTTGAACTCGGCTGTGAGCGGCTGATTCTTGCGACCGGCGCGCGCGAGCGGCTGCTGCCGTTCAAAGGGTGGACCTTGCCCGGGGTGACCGGCGCGGGCGGATTGCAGGCGCTGATCAAGGGCGGCGTACCCGTGCGCGGCGAGCGGATCGTCATAGCCGGCAGCGGGCCGCTGCTGATTGCGTCGCTCGCCACCGCGCGGCAAGCGGGCGCCAAGGTGGTCGCAGTGATCGAACAGGCGCCGTGGACGGCGGTTGCGCGCTTCGGCGTCGGACTTGTCGCGACGCCGTCGAAACTGTGGCAGGCAGCGCGGCTTACGCGCGGTTTTGCGGGGCTGCGCTATTTGACTGGAAGCGTGGTGCGCGAAGCGATCGGCGATGGCCGAGTCGAGCAGGTCCGGATTCGTCAGGGCGGCGGTGGCGATCTCGTGCTCGACTGCGCGCGCATCGCATGCGGCTATGGGCTGGTGCCGAACGTCACGGTCGGCGAGTCGCTTGGTTGCGCAGTCCATCGCGATCCGGCGGCGGGCAGTGCGCTGATCGTCGACGACGCGCAGCGCACGTCGCTCGCGCATGTGTTTGCCGCAGGCGAGTGCACCGGCGCCGGCGGCATGGAACTCGCGAGCGTCGAAGGAGAAATCGCAGGGTTGCAAGCCGTCGACGCACAGCGCGAAGCTGCGCGGCTGCAGGCGCAGCGCGATCGGTGGCGGCGCTTCGCACGGCGCGTCGAGACGGCGTTTGCGCCTCGCGAAGCGGCGCGCGCGCTGCCATCGGACGACACGCTGTTTTGCCGATGCGAAGATGTGACCTGCGCGCAGGTGCGCGAGCATACGAACTGGCGCGATGCAAAGCTGCAAACGCGCTGCGGGATGGGACCTTGCCAGGGGCGCATCTGCGGATGCGCGGCCGAACTCTATTTCGGCTGGAACACCGCTCAGGTGCGGCCGCCGTTTAGTCCCGCGCGGATTGGCACGTTGCTCGACGCCGTGCGCGACACGACGGACGCGACGCCGGACGCGAAGTGA
- a CDS encoding NAD(P)/FAD-dependent oxidoreductase: MKADALIVGAGIVGAACAAELAARGLRVVVFDAHGIGGGATAAGMGHIVAMHDSPAEFALSRYSRDLWLELAPQLRERDAFSRCGTLWVAEDDEEWQAARVMHDAFAAQGVSSQLLDASALRECEPALVHGMAGGLLIEQDSIVYAPSVAQWLLKISPAAARIDVRPGTRVVAVDAHSVRLENGERVEASYVIVANGIGATELVRSLPLQPKKGHLLITDRYPGLIRHEVLELGYIKSAHHATGTSVAFNAQPRPTGQLLIGSSRQFDTTDPAVEMPVLAQMLQRAARYLPQLPDLNAIRAWTGFRAATPDGLPLIGQYGVSAAGETIAGDSNAGVWLAVGHEGLGVTTSLATAQLLAAQITGGAATIATDPYLPARFMHGVSHA, from the coding sequence ATGAAAGCGGATGCGCTGATCGTCGGCGCGGGCATCGTCGGCGCGGCGTGCGCGGCGGAACTGGCTGCGCGCGGCTTGCGCGTCGTCGTCTTCGACGCGCACGGGATCGGCGGCGGTGCGACCGCTGCGGGCATGGGGCACATTGTCGCGATGCACGATTCGCCGGCCGAATTCGCACTGAGCCGTTACTCGCGCGATCTGTGGCTCGAATTGGCGCCGCAACTGCGCGAACGCGATGCGTTCTCGCGTTGCGGGACGCTCTGGGTCGCAGAGGATGACGAAGAATGGCAAGCGGCGCGCGTCATGCACGACGCGTTTGCCGCGCAGGGCGTTTCATCGCAGTTGCTCGATGCGTCCGCATTGCGCGAGTGCGAGCCGGCGCTCGTGCATGGCATGGCAGGCGGCCTGCTGATCGAACAGGACAGCATCGTCTACGCGCCATCGGTTGCGCAATGGCTGTTGAAAATATCCCCGGCCGCCGCACGCATCGACGTGCGGCCCGGAACACGAGTCGTTGCGGTCGACGCGCATTCGGTGAGGCTTGAGAATGGCGAGCGCGTCGAGGCTTCGTATGTGATCGTGGCGAATGGCATCGGTGCGACGGAGCTCGTGCGATCGTTGCCTCTGCAACCCAAAAAAGGCCATCTGCTGATCACGGACCGTTACCCCGGACTGATCCGGCATGAAGTGCTCGAACTCGGCTATATCAAGAGCGCACATCATGCGACGGGCACATCGGTTGCATTCAACGCGCAGCCGCGGCCGACAGGGCAATTGCTGATCGGCTCGTCGAGGCAGTTCGATACGACGGACCCCGCGGTCGAAATGCCGGTCCTTGCGCAGATGCTGCAGCGTGCAGCGCGTTATTTGCCTCAATTACCTGATCTGAATGCGATTCGCGCGTGGACCGGCTTTCGAGCGGCGACACCCGACGGCTTGCCGCTGATCGGGCAGTACGGCGTATCGGCGGCCGGCGAGACCATCGCCGGCGATTCAAACGCGGGCGTCTGGCTGGCGGTCGGCCATGAAGGACTCGGCGTCACCACATCGCTTGCCACTGCACAATTGCTTGCCGCGCAAATCACCGGCGGTGCGGCCACGATCGCTACCGATCCTTACCTGCCGGCGCGCTTCATGCACGGGGTTAGCCATGCGTGA
- a CDS encoding NAD(P)/FAD-dependent oxidoreductase gives MQSFYEATVSRPERPRLTGRQSARVCIVGGGLAGLSTALGLAERGVRDVVVLEAEHVGFGASGRNGGFVFGGYSLDCAELLRILGPSRARDLYALTTDAVDLMRERIRRYHIDCDAIDAGVILANWFDEPARLDAQRRLMKESFGVDWEPLDRRDLSAKLKTSRYHGGLFERHAFHFHPLKYVAGVAAAASDTGIRIHEHSPVLALRPQRSGFVVETAHGAVDAEHVVMAGGGYARNVYRRVERAVLPIATYVIATEPLGERLRDAIDCASAVYDTRFAFDYYRPLPDTRILWGGRISIVERTPQAIARLLRNDLLKVYPQLHDVHVDYAWGGLMSYARHKMPQIGQSADGVWYAVGFGGHGMAPTTVCGELLASAISGERPVPDAFAQFGLTHTFGAFGLAAAQLTYSAMQTRDALSARFPARSAARLGAKRRTSSR, from the coding sequence ATGCAAAGCTTCTACGAAGCGACTGTAAGCCGGCCTGAACGCCCGCGTCTGACCGGCCGGCAAAGCGCTCGCGTATGCATTGTCGGCGGCGGCCTGGCCGGCCTGTCGACTGCACTCGGGCTCGCCGAGCGCGGCGTGCGCGACGTCGTGGTGCTCGAAGCGGAACACGTCGGGTTCGGCGCATCGGGGCGCAACGGCGGTTTCGTGTTCGGCGGCTATAGCCTCGACTGTGCGGAGCTGCTGAGAATTCTCGGGCCGTCACGCGCTCGCGACCTGTATGCGCTGACCACCGATGCGGTCGACCTGATGCGCGAGCGCATCCGTCGTTACCATATCGACTGCGATGCCATCGATGCGGGTGTGATTCTCGCGAACTGGTTCGACGAGCCGGCGCGGCTCGATGCCCAACGGCGCTTGATGAAGGAATCGTTCGGCGTCGACTGGGAACCGCTCGACCGGCGCGATCTCTCGGCGAAGCTCAAAACCTCGCGTTATCACGGCGGGCTTTTCGAGCGCCATGCGTTTCACTTTCATCCTTTGAAATATGTCGCCGGCGTCGCTGCCGCTGCAAGCGATACCGGCATACGCATTCATGAGCACTCGCCCGTGCTTGCGCTTCGGCCCCAACGCAGTGGGTTCGTCGTCGAGACCGCGCACGGCGCGGTCGACGCGGAGCATGTCGTGATGGCGGGCGGCGGCTATGCGCGCAACGTCTATCGGCGCGTCGAACGTGCGGTCCTTCCGATCGCCACCTACGTGATCGCGACCGAACCACTCGGCGAGCGACTCAGAGACGCGATCGACTGCGCGTCAGCCGTCTATGACACGCGCTTTGCATTCGACTACTATCGGCCGCTGCCCGACACCCGTATTTTGTGGGGTGGCCGGATCTCGATTGTCGAACGCACGCCGCAGGCAATTGCGCGGCTGCTACGCAACGATCTGCTGAAGGTCTACCCGCAACTGCATGATGTACACGTCGACTACGCATGGGGCGGCCTCATGAGCTATGCGCGGCACAAGATGCCGCAGATCGGCCAAAGCGCCGATGGCGTCTGGTACGCGGTCGGCTTCGGCGGTCATGGAATGGCGCCGACTACCGTATGCGGCGAGCTGCTCGCATCGGCGATCAGCGGTGAAAGGCCTGTGCCCGACGCGTTTGCGCAGTTCGGCCTAACGCACACGTTCGGCGCATTCGGTCTGGCAGCCGCGCAGTTGACTTATTCCGCCATGCAAACACGCGATGCGCTTTCTGCAAGGTTTCCCGCCCGGTCGGCTGCGCGACTCGGCGCAAAGCGGCGCACGTCATCACGCTAA
- a CDS encoding helix-turn-helix transcriptional regulator, which translates to MAEGSARGTPEQGAVASSPLAAMLEHFTMLAPVFDAMPDTVFFVKDAEARYALVNRTLASRCGYKEKEALLGKTAEQVFPSRFGRIYTAQDQAVIHVGNQMLDQLELHLYPGRQPGWCLTCKQPLRDAAGRIVGLAGTSRDLKADESSHPAYSRLAIVVQYIQQNFVQPLNLKQLASMADMSVAQLERYFHKVFHLTPRQVLLKTRLDAATALLVSHDKVTDVAALCGYTDHSAFTRQFKATVGVTPTEYRLLLLGSGRPRAAA; encoded by the coding sequence ATGGCTGAGGGAAGCGCCCGTGGGACGCCTGAGCAGGGTGCAGTGGCGTCGTCGCCGCTCGCCGCAATGCTCGAGCATTTCACGATGCTCGCGCCGGTTTTCGACGCGATGCCGGATACCGTGTTCTTCGTGAAGGATGCCGAAGCGCGCTACGCGCTCGTCAACCGCACGCTGGCATCGCGCTGCGGATATAAGGAGAAGGAGGCGCTGCTCGGCAAGACCGCCGAACAGGTATTCCCGAGCCGCTTCGGCCGTATCTATACCGCGCAGGACCAGGCGGTGATTCATGTGGGCAACCAGATGCTCGATCAGCTCGAATTGCATCTGTATCCGGGCCGCCAGCCCGGCTGGTGTCTGACCTGCAAGCAGCCGCTGCGCGATGCAGCGGGGCGCATTGTCGGCCTCGCGGGCACGTCGCGCGATCTGAAGGCCGATGAGAGCAGCCACCCCGCGTACAGCCGTCTTGCGATCGTCGTCCAGTACATCCAGCAAAACTTTGTACAGCCGTTGAACCTGAAGCAGCTTGCGTCGATGGCGGATATGTCCGTCGCGCAACTCGAACGCTATTTTCACAAGGTGTTCCATCTAACGCCGCGCCAGGTGCTGCTGAAAACGCGCCTCGATGCGGCGACGGCGCTGCTCGTCTCGCACGACAAGGTGACCGACGTCGCCGCGCTGTGCGGCTACACCGATCACAGTGCATTTACGCGGCAATTCAAGGCGACTGTCGGCGTCACACCGACCGAATACCGGTTACTGCTGCTCGGCAGCGGGCGCCCGCGCGCGGCCGCATGA